GAGAATGTCGTGGGGGTACTCGCCAGCATCGAAGTACTCCTGGGCGTTGGGCGCGATGTACTCGTCGGCGAACTCGCGGGCTTCCTGCTTGACGTCGTGTGCGTGCTCGGGCACGATGGAGTCATCGAGTACGTCCATACATCGCTAGACGGGAGCGACCCGAATATAGCCGCGGGTTTCGACTCAGTGACCGGCTGTCAGTCTCCCGCCGGTCTCATAGTCATACTGGCCGCAAGTGTTCGCAGTCGCCTGCCGCCACGGTCACCCGCCCGTCGTCGGCCTCGAGGACGAGCGCACCCGTTTCGGTGATGTCGACCGCCTCGCCGACGACCTCGCCGGCCGGTCGATCCACGCGCACGCGCTGACCGAGCGTCAACGCCAGCTCGCGCCAGTCGGGGACGACCGACTCGAGGTCGGATCGATACGCGTCGAACTCCTCGAGGAATCGCTGGACGAATCGGCGTCGGTCGACGTCGCCTGCCTCCTCGCGGATGCTCGTTGCACCCTCGGGTAACGCCTCCGCGTCGATGTTCGCATTGGTTCCAGGGCCAACGATGAGCCACTCGATGCGGTCCGTCTCGCCTTCCATCTCCGTCAAAATTCCCGTTAGCTTTCGATAGTCGCCCTCGTCGCCGACGGGAATGACCACGTCATTTGGCCACTTGATCCGTGCATCGACGCCCGCTTCGCGTGCCGCTTTCGCCGTCGCCACCGCCGCCGCGAGCGTGTACAGCGGTGCTCTCGAGGGTGCAATTGCTGGCCGTACGACGATACTGAGCCAGACGCCACCCGACGGAGCCGTCCACTCGCGCTCGAGGCGGCCCCGGCCGCCCGTCTGTTCGTCCGCAAGGACCACGACATCCGTCGCGCCGTCGACTGCCAACTCGCGCGCTCGCGTGTTGGTACTCCCAATCGTCTCGTGGTATTCGACCGAAAACGGTGCCTCGAGGCCGAACTCGACGGCGTCGCTGCCGTAGGGGGCGACCTCGAGCAGGTCGTACCCTGCCGGTCCGCTCTCGATGTCGAAGCCCGCGTCTCGGAGTTCCTCGACGTGCTTCCAAACCGCGGCGCGGGAGACCTCGAGTGACTCGGCCAGGTCGGGACCCGAGACCGGGCCGTCGTCGAGCGCCTCGAGGATGGCTCGTCGCGTCTCGTT
The Natronolimnobius baerhuensis DNA segment above includes these coding regions:
- a CDS encoding biotin--[acetyl-CoA-carboxylase] ligase is translated as MNETRRAILEALDDGPVSGPDLAESLEVSRAAVWKHVEELRDAGFDIESGPAGYDLLEVAPYGSDAVEFGLEAPFSVEYHETIGSTNTRARELAVDGATDVVVLADEQTGGRGRLEREWTAPSGGVWLSIVVRPAIAPSRAPLYTLAAAVATAKAAREAGVDARIKWPNDVVIPVGDEGDYRKLTGILTEMEGETDRIEWLIVGPGTNANIDAEALPEGATSIREEAGDVDRRRFVQRFLEEFDAYRSDLESVVPDWRELALTLGQRVRVDRPAGEVVGEAVDITETGALVLEADDGRVTVAAGDCEHLRPV